Sequence from the Undibacterium piscinae genome:
AAAGCGCCCATCCTTGTTATTGACGAACACTTCCAGTCCGCCACCGGAAGGCTGATACAGGCAAGTGCCGTAAATCTTATCCAAATCAGTCGCGATACGCCGCACCACCCGCCCGGTAAAATGCTGATCCGATCGTTCTATGCGTATCTGCTGAAAGCGCCCATCCTTGTTATTGACGAACACTTCCAGTCCGCCACCGGAAGGCTGATACAGGCAAGTGCCGTAAATCTTATCCAAATCAGTCGCGATACGCGCCGCCTCTGCGACCTCGCCTCTTGCATTAATCTCGAACAGCACCAGGCTGTTTTCGTCGCGCTGGGTCGCTACCGCCAGATCAAACCTTTGCCCGCCAAATTGCAGATTTTGTCGCAGATCGACATTATTCAAGCGCCCGCTTTCGAGTAACTGTAATTGTTTCCCCGCCATATCGTAGACCAGCAAACCTTGCTTCTTATTCGTGCCCAGCACTCTTGAATTAGGCTTGTTGGCTTGATTGACCCAGATCGCCGGATCATCGGCAGCATCACCATAGCGCGCCACAGGATCGGTCTGCACTTGCGGTTCAATAATCGCGATCGCCATCGCGTCTTTGCGATTGCCTGCGACCAGCGTCGGCTTCCATGGCTGCGCTTGTACCTGCCAGGTCTTGGCCTGTTCGTCACGCAGCAACAGTTGCACGCCACCGGCAACTTCGCGTAAAGCTAACTGCCCAATCTCATGCCCATGCCCATAACCAAGCCGCTGCTGCGGCAAAGCCTGCCATGTACCCTGAGACTGCCGCAGCAGATGTAAATTCTGTCCCTTGGCATCGAGTAATGCCACGCCACCCGGCAGCACGGCAAACGCCCCCGCCCCACCGTGCAAACGACCAAATGGCGCACGCAGGGAGATAGGCTGATGATTGCCCATCGCTTCCGTGCCTTCCGGATCGGCGCCATACGCCCATAAACCCAGATTGTCTTCACTGACAAACAGCGTGTGACTGCTGTCATCGGTGCGGCAATGCCTGGCCTGCGGCGGCAAGGCCAGCTTGCGCACTAGCTGACGGGTATCTCCCTGCATCAGCCATTGCTCGCTCAAACCATTCTTGCCGACCAGGAACAGAT
This genomic interval carries:
- a CDS encoding phytase, translating into MKTIKLNKKLCVGLLSLMALTQSHAVPAGSAPNTPVAIPAAVSKAQELAALPDGGWLALDKQALRLFDANGKQRAKLAMRAKHLDTRSHAKGVLALVLDADTQRAIPLLVDLAAGTLQTQAAFPMPQFAVETACLYRDAQQLDYLFLVGKNGLSEQWLMQGDTRQLVRKLALPPQARHCRTDDSSHTLFVSEDNLGLWAYGADPEGTEAMGNHQPISLRAPFGRLHGGAGAFAVLPGGVALLDAKGQNLHLLRQSQGTWQALPQQRLGYGHGHEIGQLALREVAGGVQLLLRDEQAKTWQVQAQPWKPTLVAGNRKDAMAIAIIEPQVQTDPVARYGDAADDPAIWVNQANKPNSRVLGTNKKQGLLVYDMAGKQLQLLESGRLNNVDLRQNLQFGGQRFDLAVATQRDENSLVLFEINARGEVAEAARIATDLDKIYGTCLYQPSGGGLEVFVNNKDGRFQQIRIERSDQHFTGRVVRRIATDLDKIYGTCLYQPSGGGLEVFVNNKDGRFQQIRIERSDQHFTGRVVRRFKVASQPEGCVADDRHGKLYLGEEKHGIWLASADADSQPALRMILPVGPHLSADVEGMAIYYGSKHDYLVVSSQGDSSYLVLEAQAPYRVRGKFRVGINPGTGIDGTSETDGLDVSSVNFGGKFSQGMLVVQDGHKRLPE